A part of Hydrogenobacter sp. T-8 genomic DNA contains:
- the nuoH gene encoding NADH-quinone oxidoreductase subunit NuoH: MESVVAWLIITLIKILVILGIVLGVGAYLTLVERKVAAHIQRRPGPMVVGWHGLLQPLADGLKLLTKEDLFPRYGNKFLYNLALVMALVPAVLVFAVVPFGPEFELFGYKIKPILTDVNIGLLLVFALGSMAVFAIALAGWASNSKYALIGSMRKAGIVVSYEVVITFAVMGPIILAGTLSTYDIVQKQIEQNLWYMWLQPMAFVVYMFAMLAETGRVPFDIQEAEAELVTGFTVEYGGMKFGLFPLVEWYIEVLSLSAIAVVLFMGGWSPINIPFLGFVDPLFFLGPLSPFVWFVLKVSALFLFVLWLHWTLPRYRIDQITATAWKVMLPLTFVNLVLTAVVAPLIWR; encoded by the coding sequence ATGGAGAGCGTAGTCGCTTGGCTCATAATAACCCTAATAAAGATATTGGTAATATTGGGTATAGTTCTTGGTGTGGGTGCATATCTTACCTTGGTGGAGAGAAAGGTGGCGGCGCACATACAGAGAAGACCGGGTCCCATGGTGGTGGGTTGGCACGGGCTTTTGCAACCCCTTGCGGACGGTCTTAAGCTCCTCACAAAGGAAGACCTCTTTCCAAGATACGGAAACAAGTTTCTGTATAACCTTGCCCTTGTGATGGCTTTAGTGCCTGCGGTTTTGGTCTTTGCGGTAGTTCCCTTTGGTCCCGAGTTTGAGCTTTTTGGATACAAGATAAAGCCTATTCTCACCGATGTAAACATTGGTCTACTGCTTGTCTTTGCCCTTGGCTCTATGGCTGTCTTTGCCATAGCCTTGGCGGGGTGGGCTTCCAACTCCAAGTATGCGCTTATAGGCTCTATGAGAAAGGCAGGCATAGTGGTCTCCTACGAGGTGGTTATAACCTTTGCGGTCATGGGTCCCATCATACTGGCTGGAACCCTTTCCACTTACGACATAGTCCAAAAACAGATAGAGCAAAACCTCTGGTATATGTGGCTTCAGCCTATGGCTTTTGTGGTTTATATGTTTGCCATGCTTGCGGAAACTGGAAGAGTGCCCTTTGACATACAAGAGGCAGAGGCAGAGCTGGTGACAGGCTTTACCGTGGAATACGGTGGCATGAAGTTTGGTCTTTTCCCGCTGGTGGAGTGGTATATTGAGGTACTTTCCCTCTCCGCCATTGCGGTGGTGCTTTTCATGGGGGGCTGGTCGCCCATAAACATACCCTTCTTGGGCTTTGTTGACCCCCTCTTCTTCCTCGGACCCCTTTCCCCCTTTGTATGGTTCGTGTTAAAGGTCTCTGCTCTCTTTCTCTTTGTGCTGTGGCTTCACTGGACACTGCCAAGGTATAGGATTGACCAGATAACCGCAACCGCTTGGAAGGTGATGCTTCCCCTTACCTTTGTAAACCTGGTGCTCACCGCAGTTGTAGCACCCCTTATATGGAGGTAA
- a CDS encoding Uma2 family endonuclease: MKLRHLPHYTYEDYARWQGDWELIEGIPYAMASPTGIHRVVVFWLQRLLAKEPEKNPCDCEVVSEVDWVISEDTVLRPDVAILCEEGEEYIRETPLLVAEVVSKSTKKHYEGLKFEKYEEAGVPYHLLLYPETKSWKVYRNTQEGFVAMEGLEFQIKDYRLELDLKKVWR, translated from the coding sequence ATGAAACTAAGACACCTGCCCCATTACACCTATGAGGACTACGCAAGGTGGCAGGGAGACTGGGAGCTTATAGAAGGCATTCCCTACGCTATGGCTTCGCCCACAGGGATTCACCGTGTAGTGGTCTTTTGGTTGCAAAGGCTTTTGGCAAAAGAGCCTGAGAAAAACCCCTGCGATTGCGAAGTGGTATCAGAAGTAGACTGGGTAATCTCAGAGGATACGGTCCTAAGACCAGACGTGGCAATCCTGTGCGAGGAAGGGGAAGAATACATAAGAGAGACGCCCCTGCTTGTGGCAGAGGTGGTTTCAAAAAGCACCAAAAAACACTACGAAGGGCTAAAGTTTGAAAAATATGAGGAGGCAGGCGTGCCTTACCACCTGCTCCTCTATCCAGAAACCAAGAGTTGGAAGGTCTACAGAAACACACAAGAGGGCTTTGTAGCCATGGAAGGCTTAGAATTTCAGATAAAGGACTACAGGTTAGAGCTTGACCTAAAGAAGGTGTGGAGGTAA
- a CDS encoding NuoI/complex I 23 kDa subunit family protein, protein MVKKVFERPLSWLERILFLDFIRGLSITIRHAFRRTITTHYPYEKLTPPKRFRGFFGHKVVDGKEPQPAFDEWVERFKIKVEPGKSRCVVCMLCKRACPVPQLFEIEGEKLPDGRRRVSVFNMNMMLCTFCGFCVDACPVDCLFQSDIHETASYTRKDAVLDLEVLERIGRDWQRRREEEPDRIWIDDYQRQRLWYENDLKLPEVKR, encoded by the coding sequence ATGGTAAAGAAGGTTTTTGAGAGACCCTTGAGCTGGCTTGAACGCATTTTGTTCCTTGACTTTATAAGAGGGCTGTCCATAACTATAAGGCACGCTTTTAGGAGAACCATCACCACCCACTACCCCTATGAGAAGCTCACACCGCCCAAGCGCTTCAGAGGTTTCTTCGGACACAAGGTGGTGGACGGTAAGGAGCCCCAGCCCGCCTTTGATGAGTGGGTAGAGAGGTTCAAAATAAAAGTAGAGCCAGGCAAAAGCAGGTGTGTGGTCTGCATGCTCTGCAAAAGGGCTTGTCCTGTGCCACAGCTCTTTGAGATAGAAGGTGAGAAACTGCCCGACGGCAGGAGGAGGGTCTCTGTCTTTAACATGAATATGATGCTTTGCACCTTTTGCGGTTTTTGTGTGGATGCATGCCCTGTGGACTGCCTTTTCCAGAGCGATATACACGAGACCGCCAGTTATACAAGAAAGGATGCGGTGCTTGACCTTGAGGTGTTAGAGAGAATTGGCAGAGACTGGCAAAGGAGAAGAGAAGAAGAACCAGATAGAATATGGATAGATGACTACCAAAGACAAAGGCTTTGGTATGAAAACGACCTTAAACTTCCGGAGGTGAAAAGGTGA
- a CDS encoding NADH-quinone oxidoreductase subunit J family protein, translated as MIQWLVFLLFSTLAVVSALGVLLLANPIYVILSLLSVLVAVAGVFFVAGAELVGALQLLIYAVAVTVFYVFVLTAVPWEKALKKDSHYRVEGVLSFPLVLLLYTEMLLVFLIGATVSPKGQFREFVKQFGNVEVIGGILFSKYFLAFELVSLVLLIGMIGAVIIGRKEAQTYDNHTP; from the coding sequence GTGATACAGTGGCTGGTTTTTCTCCTCTTTTCCACCCTTGCAGTGGTCTCCGCCCTTGGGGTGTTGCTTCTGGCAAACCCCATATATGTGATACTTTCCCTCCTCTCTGTGCTGGTGGCGGTGGCTGGCGTCTTCTTCGTGGCTGGTGCAGAGCTGGTGGGTGCCTTACAGCTCCTCATATACGCGGTGGCAGTGACTGTCTTTTATGTCTTTGTGCTTACCGCAGTCCCGTGGGAGAAGGCTCTGAAAAAGGACTCCCACTACAGGGTAGAGGGCGTGCTTTCTTTTCCTTTGGTGCTTCTGCTATATACGGAGATGCTCTTGGTGTTCCTCATAGGTGCAACCGTGTCCCCAAAGGGACAGTTTAGGGAGTTTGTAAAGCAATTTGGCAATGTGGAGGTGATAGGTGGTATACTCTTTAGCAAGTATTTCCTTGCCTTTGAGCTTGTCTCTTTGGTGCTACTTATTGGCATGATAGGAGCGGTGATAATAGGAAGGAAGGAGGCACAAACCTATGACAACCATACCCCTTGA
- the nuoK gene encoding NADH-quinone oxidoreductase subunit NuoK codes for MTTIPLEAYLTLSVILFGLGVFGMIVRRNMVTVLMSMELALNAVNVLFVGADAHLSLVDGQVFALFIIALAAAEAAVGLGIIIAIFRLRKVDSTDEITDMRG; via the coding sequence ATGACAACCATACCCCTTGAGGCATACTTGACCCTTAGCGTAATTCTCTTTGGGCTTGGCGTCTTTGGTATGATAGTGCGTAGAAACATGGTAACCGTTCTTATGAGCATGGAGCTTGCCCTAAATGCGGTCAATGTGCTCTTTGTGGGTGCGGATGCACACCTAAGCCTTGTGGACGGTCAGGTCTTTGCCCTTTTTATAATAGCCCTTGCCGCAGCAGAGGCAGCGGTAGGTCTTGGTATAATAATAGCCATATTTAGGCTTAGAAAGGTAGACTCTACCGATGAAATAACAGACATGAGAGGGTAA
- the nuoL gene encoding NADH-quinone oxidoreductase subunit L has protein sequence MEILVLLSPLIAFLIIALFGSRMGDMASALLCILGGAFSFLFSLWATFKALNEPFTVKLYNFLPLGDYTLSLGLYFDPLSSITASVVTFVATLIFIYSVGYMSDLFGQWTFKFYAYLSLFLFAMLLIVLSDNLLGLFFGWEGVGLASYLLIGYFHTQKKAANASLEAFTLNRIGDWFFLFGIIATFYLFGSLSILDIFGKVSEVDKALLGLACLLLFGGAVGKSGQLPLHTWLPNAMAGPTPVSALLHAATMVAAGVYMVARLYPMFENAPQSLKVVALVGGLTALFAGLSATSHTDIKKIIAFSTMSQLGLMFLALGLGDRFSAMFHLTTHAFFKALLFLAAGSVIHAFHHHVHDIYETGGLKRYMPITYGSFLVGALALAGVFPLSGFWSKDLIVSTAYEASFFWGVLVSVVSFLTAYYIFREGFVMFHGKEHFRHEHEKEPHESPGVMAIPMLLLALMAVVAGFFEGWYGGVMGVKKELHLNIALLSMGVALAGIGVAYLVYVRGLIDPQKAYEALKPLHTTFKEQFFTERLYHRVLAGGYLFYSKILYMTSERQLIDGLVNVTYPAVKGAGSVLRQLQGGKLNLYAFFIALGFSLLLLITILWR, from the coding sequence ATGGAGATACTGGTTCTACTTTCACCTCTTATAGCCTTTTTGATAATAGCCCTCTTTGGCTCAAGAATGGGCGATATGGCAAGTGCCTTGCTCTGCATCCTGGGCGGTGCTTTCTCCTTCCTCTTCTCCCTGTGGGCTACCTTCAAAGCCCTCAACGAGCCCTTTACTGTCAAGCTATACAACTTTTTGCCTCTGGGTGATTATACCCTCTCTTTGGGTCTATACTTTGACCCACTGTCCTCTATAACCGCCTCTGTGGTTACCTTCGTAGCTACTCTTATCTTCATATACTCTGTAGGCTATATGTCTGACCTCTTCGGTCAGTGGACTTTTAAGTTCTATGCCTATCTCTCTCTTTTCCTCTTTGCCATGCTCCTTATTGTGCTTTCAGACAACCTTCTTGGTCTCTTCTTCGGTTGGGAAGGTGTGGGTCTTGCCTCTTATCTGCTTATTGGATACTTCCACACTCAGAAAAAGGCTGCTAATGCCTCCCTTGAGGCTTTTACTCTAAATCGTATCGGAGACTGGTTTTTCCTCTTTGGTATCATTGCCACATTCTACCTCTTTGGTTCTTTGTCTATTCTTGACATTTTTGGCAAGGTCTCTGAGGTGGACAAGGCACTTCTTGGTCTTGCTTGCCTTTTGCTTTTTGGTGGTGCGGTAGGAAAGTCTGGTCAACTGCCTCTGCATACTTGGCTTCCTAATGCTATGGCTGGTCCTACTCCTGTTTCTGCCCTTTTGCACGCTGCTACCATGGTGGCAGCGGGTGTGTATATGGTGGCAAGGCTCTATCCTATGTTTGAGAACGCTCCTCAGAGTTTAAAGGTTGTTGCTCTCGTGGGAGGTCTAACAGCCCTCTTTGCAGGACTTTCTGCCACTTCTCACACGGACATAAAGAAGATAATAGCCTTTTCTACCATGAGCCAGCTGGGACTTATGTTTTTGGCACTTGGTCTTGGGGATAGGTTCTCTGCCATGTTTCACCTTACCACTCATGCCTTTTTCAAGGCATTGCTATTTCTTGCTGCTGGCTCTGTTATTCATGCCTTTCACCACCATGTGCATGACATATACGAAACAGGGGGTCTTAAAAGATACATGCCCATAACCTATGGTAGTTTTCTGGTGGGTGCTTTGGCTTTGGCGGGTGTGTTTCCCCTTTCTGGCTTTTGGAGCAAAGACCTTATTGTGTCAACCGCTTATGAGGCGAGCTTTTTCTGGGGTGTGCTTGTGTCTGTGGTGAGTTTTTTGACTGCCTATTACATATTCAGGGAGGGCTTTGTAATGTTTCATGGCAAGGAACACTTCAGGCACGAGCATGAAAAGGAGCCACATGAGAGTCCTGGCGTGATGGCAATACCCATGCTTTTGTTAGCCCTAATGGCGGTGGTAGCAGGGTTTTTTGAGGGCTGGTATGGGGGTGTGATGGGAGTGAAGAAAGAACTTCATTTGAATATTGCCCTACTCTCTATGGGTGTAGCATTGGCGGGCATAGGTGTGGCATATCTTGTGTATGTGAGAGGACTGATAGACCCACAGAAGGCATATGAGGCTCTTAAGCCTTTGCATACTACCTTCAAAGAGCAGTTCTTTACTGAGAGGCTTTACCATAGGGTGTTGGCTGGTGGATACCTCTTTTACTCTAAAATACTCTACATGACTTCAGAAAGACAGCTCATAGACGGGCTTGTGAACGTTACTTATCCAGCAGTGAAAGGTGCAGGCAGTGTCCTTAGACAGCTTCAAGGAGGCAAGCTAAACCTCTATGCCTTCTTTATAGCCCTTGGCTTTTCCTTGCTTCTTCTTATAACAATCCTATGGAGGTAA
- a CDS encoding complex I subunit 4 family protein, producing the protein MENLLSLAIFLPLLGSLLVAIVRKEKFSKFLSLGISSVVFLIVLYLFLNFDWSAQGFQYRTKVDWIPSLGISYHVGVDGMAISLLLMTSLVFVVAFLWSLKVEDRPNLYFALFLALETACLGVFSALDFFLFYLFWEGMLIPMYFIIGLWGHDRKVYAANKFFVYTFFGSIFLLLGLASIVVYGYIMTGKLSFDYLFHLSFSYPMILQTAAFLLFGLGFAVKIPMWPVHTWLPDAHVEAPTAGSVVLAAVLLKMGTFGFVRYSLPLFPDASKYFIPLIFFLSVVAIIYTAMMAIAQTHIKRLIAYSSISHMGVVTLGTFAMDLNALNGAIYMMVAHGLSSAALFMSAGFIYDRVHSYHMDDLGGLARYVPKLAVLFMISGLAGIGFPGLAGFVAEFLVFLGTYKNFPVWSFIAGVGVVLSAAYFLYMYKRVMFEEETISEYRLEKWRHLKDLEAHHILSFILIIASAFLLGLYPYPFIKVIEQTSRYVLGG; encoded by the coding sequence ATGGAAAACCTTCTGAGCCTTGCCATATTCCTGCCCTTATTGGGTTCTTTACTGGTTGCCATAGTGAGGAAGGAGAAGTTCTCAAAGTTCCTTTCTCTGGGCATTTCCTCTGTAGTCTTTCTCATAGTGTTATATCTATTTCTCAACTTTGACTGGTCCGCCCAAGGCTTTCAGTATAGGACAAAGGTGGACTGGATTCCTTCTCTTGGTATCTCCTACCATGTGGGTGTGGATGGCATGGCCATATCCTTGCTTTTGATGACCTCTTTGGTCTTTGTGGTGGCCTTTCTGTGGTCTTTGAAGGTAGAGGACAGGCCCAACCTCTACTTTGCCCTGTTTCTTGCCCTTGAGACCGCCTGTTTGGGTGTCTTCTCCGCCTTGGACTTTTTCCTCTTTTACCTCTTCTGGGAGGGTATGCTCATCCCCATGTATTTCATCATAGGTCTGTGGGGACACGACAGGAAGGTCTACGCCGCAAACAAGTTCTTTGTATATACCTTCTTCGGTAGTATTTTCCTCCTCCTTGGGCTTGCCAGCATAGTGGTCTACGGCTACATAATGACTGGAAAGCTCTCCTTTGACTATCTGTTCCATCTTAGCTTTTCCTATCCTATGATCTTGCAAACCGCCGCCTTCCTGCTTTTTGGGCTTGGCTTTGCGGTAAAGATTCCCATGTGGCCCGTGCATACATGGCTTCCGGACGCCCACGTGGAGGCTCCCACTGCTGGCTCTGTGGTGCTAGCAGCAGTTCTTCTCAAGATGGGTACCTTTGGCTTTGTGCGATACTCCTTGCCCCTCTTCCCCGATGCGAGCAAATACTTCATACCCCTTATCTTCTTCCTGAGCGTGGTTGCCATTATATACACAGCCATGATGGCCATAGCCCAGACGCATATAAAGAGGCTTATTGCTTACTCTTCCATAAGCCACATGGGGGTGGTAACCCTTGGCACCTTTGCCATGGACCTAAACGCCCTCAATGGTGCCATATACATGATGGTAGCCCACGGGCTCTCTTCTGCAGCCCTATTTATGTCCGCAGGCTTTATCTATGACCGGGTGCACTCTTATCATATGGATGACCTTGGAGGGCTTGCCCGCTATGTGCCAAAGCTGGCAGTGCTTTTTATGATCTCTGGGCTTGCGGGCATAGGCTTTCCTGGGCTTGCAGGCTTCGTGGCAGAGTTTCTTGTGTTCCTTGGCACTTACAAAAACTTCCCCGTTTGGTCCTTCATAGCGGGTGTGGGCGTGGTACTATCCGCTGCATATTTCCTCTACATGTATAAGAGGGTCATGTTTGAAGAGGAGACCATATCCGAATACAGGTTGGAAAAGTGGAGACATTTAAAGGACCTGGAAGCCCACCACATACTATCTTTCATTCTCATAATAGCTTCTGCTTTCCTGCTTGGGCTTTATCCCTATCCCTTCATCAAGGTTATAGAGCAAACCTCACGATATGTGCTTGGAGGTTGA
- a CDS encoding NADH-quinone oxidoreductase subunit N: MNWNVLIPELVLSLGILLVFVLDLFSDKKHYRALSILSALVPIASLISLLFVQYPAKALFDLFEVNALNLLGKAVLYMLTSLVLFSMHDYYKKKDSVYTELSYLPLLSTLGLSILVSSKNLLLLFVSLELASIGMYVMVSLLRGDVLSKEAGYKYLIIGSVGTSMLALGSVFYYASTGTLFFREYRDENSLFMLSMLLLLSALALKASAVPYHFWTPDAYEGAPTPITGYLSSVPKVALYFLLVQLLGYFYHLKQWLVLVALLSLLSMFYANFVAYAQRSVKRLLAYSTIAHAGYFLLGISTVDPYLQKALLFYVSLYAFASLGAFTLLSVLEKKPGFSHHMLDYRGLFKEHPVLASLLALFLFAFIGIPPMALFVGKLGLFMGLVNTLLLPLALAFVVASIISAGYYLRVIVSMFLEEGEKRFPPTKVSGGEALTLLLCSLFVVLLGIFPHLLYDLIRI; this comes from the coding sequence ATGAATTGGAATGTCCTAATTCCCGAGCTTGTGCTTTCTTTGGGGATACTCCTGGTCTTCGTGCTTGACCTTTTCTCTGACAAAAAACACTACAGGGCTCTTAGCATCCTCTCCGCCCTCGTGCCTATCGCATCCCTTATAAGCCTTCTCTTTGTGCAGTATCCGGCGAAAGCCCTCTTTGACCTTTTTGAGGTAAACGCCCTCAACCTGCTTGGAAAGGCTGTCCTTTATATGCTTACAAGCCTTGTGCTTTTTTCCATGCACGACTACTACAAGAAAAAGGACTCCGTTTACACAGAGCTTTCATACCTTCCCCTTCTTTCAACCCTTGGGCTTTCCATACTTGTGTCTTCAAAGAACCTCCTTCTGCTTTTTGTGTCCCTTGAGCTTGCCAGCATAGGCATGTATGTAATGGTCTCCCTCCTGAGGGGTGATGTCCTTTCAAAGGAGGCGGGCTACAAATACCTTATCATAGGCTCTGTAGGCACCTCCATGCTTGCCCTTGGCTCTGTCTTCTACTATGCCAGCACGGGAACCCTTTTTTTCAGAGAATATCGGGATGAGAACAGCCTCTTTATGCTCTCCATGCTCCTCTTGCTGTCCGCCCTTGCCCTAAAGGCTTCTGCAGTGCCTTACCACTTTTGGACACCGGATGCCTACGAGGGTGCACCTACACCTATAACGGGCTACCTGTCCTCTGTGCCAAAGGTTGCCCTTTACTTTCTCCTTGTTCAGCTCCTTGGCTACTTCTACCATCTCAAGCAGTGGCTTGTGCTTGTGGCTCTTCTTTCCCTTCTTTCCATGTTCTACGCCAACTTCGTGGCTTACGCCCAGCGATCCGTCAAGAGGCTATTGGCTTACTCCACCATCGCCCACGCAGGCTATTTTCTTCTTGGTATAAGCACTGTAGACCCTTACCTTCAGAAGGCTCTTCTTTTCTATGTTTCCCTGTATGCCTTCGCAAGCCTTGGTGCTTTTACCCTCCTGTCTGTGCTTGAGAAGAAGCCCGGCTTTTCCCATCATATGTTAGACTACAGGGGGCTTTTCAAGGAACATCCAGTCCTTGCATCCCTCCTTGCCCTATTCCTCTTTGCCTTCATCGGTATACCGCCCATGGCTCTCTTTGTAGGAAAACTGGGCCTCTTTATGGGTCTTGTCAACACCTTGCTTTTACCCCTAGCCCTTGCCTTCGTGGTTGCCAGCATCATATCTGCCGGCTACTACCTGAGGGTTATAGTCTCCATGTTCCTTGAAGAGGGTGAAAAGAGGTTTCCACCCACAAAGGTATCTGGCGGTGAAGCCCTCACATTACTCCTTTGCTCTCTGTTTGTGGTCTTGCTTGGCATATTCCCACACCTGCTCTATGACCTCATAAGGATCTGA
- a CDS encoding MBL fold metallo-hydrolase has protein sequence MILKVLPVGILSVNCSLLVDEESGQALVVDPGADAHKIIRELEHYQLVGIVATHGHIDHVGQVRTLKERFNAPFYLHPMDRFLINDPIWQGFERQIEANLPCPEPDIELKDKMEIKLGNTTLCIIHTPGHTPGLCCLYEEKSKILIAGDLLFRGGVGRWDLPGGDLNALRNSLRRIFSELEDDVLVICGHYEETTIGQERKFNPYLRQLL, from the coding sequence ATGATACTGAAGGTCTTGCCAGTAGGAATTCTCTCTGTTAACTGCTCTTTGTTAGTGGACGAGGAGAGTGGTCAAGCCCTTGTAGTAGACCCGGGGGCGGACGCTCATAAAATAATCAGAGAATTAGAACATTACCAACTTGTAGGTATAGTAGCAACCCATGGACATATAGACCACGTGGGTCAGGTAAGGACTCTAAAGGAGAGATTCAACGCACCTTTCTATCTACACCCTATGGACAGATTTCTGATAAACGACCCCATATGGCAGGGCTTTGAAAGACAGATAGAGGCAAACCTCCCCTGTCCAGAGCCAGACATAGAGCTAAAGGACAAAATGGAGATAAAACTGGGAAACACCACCCTTTGCATAATCCACACCCCCGGACACACTCCTGGTCTTTGCTGTCTCTATGAGGAAAAGAGCAAAATCCTCATAGCAGGAGACCTGCTCTTTAGAGGTGGAGTAGGCAGATGGGACTTACCCGGCGGAGACCTCAACGCACTAAGAAACTCCCTAAGGAGAATCTTTTCAGAGCTTGAGGACGATGTATTGGTAATATGCGGACACTACGAGGAGACTACCATAGGACAGGAAAGAAAGTTCAACCCATACCTAAGACAGCTGTTATAA
- a CDS encoding chromosome segregation protein SMC, whose protein sequence is MRGKQKKRQKFKRTTISLPYDLWENLRIESIKRNTSMGELIAKKLEGLEKLKEKTAIMQVDEEGLFKPLE, encoded by the coding sequence ATGAGAGGTAAGCAAAAGAAAAGGCAAAAGTTTAAGAGAACCACTATATCTCTACCTTATGACCTCTGGGAAAACCTGCGTATAGAGAGCATAAAAAGGAACACCTCAATGGGAGAGCTAATAGCCAAAAAGTTAGAGGGGCTGGAAAAACTCAAAGAAAAGACCGCCATAATGCAAGTGGACGAGGAGGGACTTTTCAAACCTCTTGAATGA
- a CDS encoding nucleotidyl transferase AbiEii/AbiGii toxin family protein, whose amino-acid sequence MSQKKSLKDIQKKTLEKIVSLSLTEGFYLAGGTALTIRYAHRLSEDFDFFTFPSHNFNANVLLEKLRNTTAEIVSISDGTLIFFVEGVKFSFFNYPYPLLEEPELWKDLGVYIAKDRDILCMKAIAIAQRGSKKDFFDLWYLMNRNSISLHNLLEDLKKKYENYNLGIFLKSLTYFEDAEREKNPHIDPFWENIKKFMSLLIKSEYKLYDNPSP is encoded by the coding sequence ATGTCTCAGAAGAAGAGCTTAAAAGATATTCAGAAAAAAACTTTAGAGAAAATAGTATCTTTATCCCTTACTGAAGGCTTTTATTTGGCGGGCGGAACTGCGTTGACTATTAGGTATGCTCATAGGCTTTCTGAGGATTTTGACTTTTTCACTTTCCCCTCTCACAACTTTAACGCCAATGTGCTCTTAGAAAAACTCAGGAACACAACAGCAGAAATAGTTTCTATAAGCGACGGGACTCTTATATTCTTTGTAGAAGGGGTCAAGTTTTCCTTTTTCAACTATCCGTATCCTCTCTTGGAAGAACCAGAGCTGTGGAAGGATTTGGGTGTATACATAGCAAAAGACAGAGATATTTTGTGTATGAAGGCTATAGCTATAGCACAGAGAGGAAGTAAAAAGGATTTCTTTGACCTTTGGTATCTCATGAATAGAAACTCAATCAGTCTACATAACTTGCTTGAAGATTTAAAGAAGAAGTATGAAAATTATAACCTCGGAATTTTCCTAAAGTCCTTAACCTACTTTGAAGATGCGGAAAGAGAAAAGAACCCTCATATAGACCCCTTTTGGGAAAATATTAAGAAGTTCATGTCCCTGCTCATTAAATCTGAATATAAGCTCTACGACAATCCCTCTCCATAG
- a CDS encoding TM1812 family CRISPR-associated protein, with protein sequence MGMGAKVEEAVQSSNANNHFVFWVHGGIRGKKVVEFEYRGYKGDETIQIIPGKVLEDFYKNSVKLYAFVPHSLYTKNWDEEYKQIQQDIEEVELIPMPSLGNINGYHFGGTFEYIKFWIFLNLLRVYLSKGKGIYYCDISQGLNVYMDALREAFRNLVVFDKLMHFSKGSIEAKLLYSDPILHGVETPKIYDDVNIEVKVWFDTPIKQKPDESFARKHCLDKSIERILKNYYRTYRAIKYNAPGVVITFGYDTPERIKEELEKLLKKYIEEYDPGEFKEDVKNYKYTIPEAIGEKFAVFYSLALYYHISKSLQTLGIKPEGKREFTIKDMKKFCKIYLSYGLSVNVDMLEMDMGRLGNVRAGTDWEIYGRLINNNFRPIPTEELLRDDRAKRNFYAHSGLENNIVAVRKGDNGEILLKYREEMRSVVERFLYDDHVYERACEGEG encoded by the coding sequence ATGGGGATGGGAGCAAAGGTGGAGGAAGCTGTCCAGTCCTCTAATGCTAATAACCACTTCGTTTTCTGGGTTCATGGTGGTATTCGTGGCAAAAAGGTAGTGGAATTTGAGTATAGAGGATACAAGGGAGATGAAACTATACAGATAATACCGGGTAAAGTCTTGGAAGACTTCTACAAAAATAGCGTAAAACTCTATGCCTTTGTGCCACACTCTCTATATACAAAAAATTGGGATGAAGAGTATAAACAGATACAGCAGGATATTGAAGAGGTTGAGCTTATTCCTATGCCAAGTTTGGGAAATATAAACGGCTACCACTTTGGCGGGACTTTTGAATACATTAAGTTTTGGATATTCCTTAATCTTCTAAGGGTATATCTCTCAAAGGGCAAAGGTATATATTACTGCGATATCTCTCAGGGGCTAAATGTTTATATGGATGCTCTCAGGGAAGCCTTTAGAAACCTTGTGGTCTTTGATAAACTTATGCATTTTTCAAAAGGTTCTATTGAGGCTAAGCTCTTATATTCAGACCCTATACTTCACGGCGTGGAAACACCAAAGATATACGATGATGTAAACATAGAGGTAAAGGTTTGGTTTGACACACCTATAAAACAGAAACCAGATGAAAGCTTTGCAAGGAAACATTGCTTAGATAAAAGCATAGAGAGGATACTAAAGAACTACTATAGAACCTACAGAGCCATAAAATACAATGCACCGGGTGTAGTTATAACCTTTGGATACGATACTCCAGAGAGAATAAAAGAAGAATTGGAGAAACTCTTGAAGAAATACATAGAGGAGTATGACCCGGGAGAGTTTAAGGAGGATGTGAAAAACTATAAATATACAATACCTGAGGCTATTGGAGAAAAGTTTGCTGTCTTCTACTCTTTGGCACTATACTATCATATATCCAAAAGCCTTCAAACACTTGGTATAAAGCCAGAGGGTAAGAGGGAGTTTACTATAAAGGATATGAAAAAGTTTTGCAAAATTTACCTCTCTTATGGACTGTCTGTAAATGTGGATATGCTTGAGATGGATATGGGAAGGCTCGGGAATGTCCGTGCTGGAACAGATTGGGAAATTTACGGAAGATTAATTAATAACAACTTCAGACCAATTCCTACAGAAGAATTATTAAGAGATGATAGGGCTAAAAGGAACTTTTACGCACATTCTGGTTTGGAAAACAATATTGTGGCTGTCAGAAAGGGCGATAACGGGGAGATTTTATTAAAGTATAGGGAAGAGATGAGAAGTGTAGTGGAGAGATTTCTTTACGATGACCATGTATACGAAAGGGCTTGTGAGGGAGAAGGATGA